GCAATCGACATGTGCACCTGTAAATAACAATTTAATGGAACTTTTGATAATGATAGATGCTTTTAAGAGAGCATCTGCAGGTGAGATAACCGCAGTTATACCATACTATGGCTATGCAAGGCAGGATAGAAAAGCAAAGCCAAGAGATCCAATAACAGCAAAATTGGTGGCAGACCTTATAACAGTTGCAGGTGCCGACAGGGTACTTACAATGGATCTGCATGCTGCACAGATACAAGGATATTTTAATATACCTGTTGACCATCTTCTTGGTGGACCAATTCTTGCCAAATATTTTATAGAAAAAGAACTTGGTGGTGATGTTGTAGTTGTTTCACCTGACCACGGAAGTGTAGTAAGAGCGAGAAATTTTGCCGAAAAATTGAATGCACCTATTGCTATAATTGATAAAAGAAGACCAAAGGCCAATGTAGCTGAGATTATGAATCTTATCGGCGATGTAAGAGGCAAAATTGCAATTCTCGTAGATGACTTAATAGACACAGGAGGCACATTACAGCAGGGTGCACAGGCTCTCATAGATAATGGCGCAAAAGAAGTCTATGCGTGTGCAACACATGGAGTCTTGTCAGGCCCTGCTATTGACAGGATTAAAGATTCCCCTATAAAGGAATTAGTGATAACGGATACTATACCATTGCCTGATGAGAAAAAAATAAGCAAAATAAAGATTAGATCTGTTGCACCACTTTTGGCAGAAGCTATAATGCGCATTTATGAAGGTATGTCAGTAAGTAAATTATTTGTATAGGCACTAAGGTGCCTTTTTTTAATGCAAATTTAATTCATATTACTTCATTGCGGTTTAATGATATATTATGTATAATAGTTTTAAGATATAATAAGGGGTGTTTTTATGGGAGAGAATAAAAAGATATATATTGTTGATGATGATAGAAATATATGTGAAATAATTTCTTTGTACCTTGAAAAAGAGGGATTCAGCACTTTGAGAATCGGTGATGGCACAACGGCT
This portion of the Thermoanaerobacterium sp. RBIITD genome encodes:
- a CDS encoding ribose-phosphate diphosphokinase, whose product is MVRHGGSIKIFTGNSNPELAKEIAENLGLTLGDSEVGTFSDGEISVRIGESIRGANVFVVQSTCAPVNNNLMELLIMIDAFKRASAGEITAVIPYYGYARQDRKAKPRDPITAKLVADLITVAGADRVLTMDLHAAQIQGYFNIPVDHLLGGPILAKYFIEKELGGDVVVVSPDHGSVVRARNFAEKLNAPIAIIDKRRPKANVAEIMNLIGDVRGKIAILVDDLIDTGGTLQQGAQALIDNGAKEVYACATHGVLSGPAIDRIKDSPIKELVITDTIPLPDEKKISKIKIRSVAPLLAEAIMRIYEGMSVSKLFV